In Nocardia sp. NBC_00403, one DNA window encodes the following:
- a CDS encoding vWA domain-containing protein — translation MTAPAPRGRPDRPAESMTDRLVEFVGLLRDHGIHAGPSETIDAAEAILVLGLSDRNRLRSGLAATLLRRNGQRAVFDQLFDLYFLTTDPLESVRPADPESTDALRDRLVSALAQDDRAATTELAQQALTELGGYGGAGTGQSSGPVTTASGAGWSSYLTMKALRPEDLIDRIVAGMGGSTGEFDTTVRTIEANRRLTQFRTAVQTEARLRSAQLRGTEYIARRGIQSSTDQVDFLGAREQDLAEMRRLVTPLARKLATRLAARRRKSVRGHIDMRRTLRRSMATGGVPIDPVLRARKHGRPDLVVLADLSGSVTGFAEFTLQLVQALQDQFSKVRSFGFIDTCDEITPFFTPGEPPTPGTAARIVRTANVTRFGSSNYGESLQGFVDNYLDALGPRTSLLILGDARTNRTDPNLAALQAMTARAKHAYWLNPEPARSWSTGDSAAQVYAEHITMHECRNVKQLAEVVARLLPA, via the coding sequence ATGACGGCACCTGCGCCGCGTGGGCGACCCGACCGGCCGGCCGAGTCCATGACCGATCGCCTCGTCGAATTCGTCGGCCTGCTCCGCGACCACGGCATCCACGCGGGTCCCAGCGAAACCATCGACGCCGCTGAGGCGATCCTCGTTCTCGGCCTGTCCGATCGGAACCGACTGCGCTCGGGGTTGGCGGCAACCCTGTTGCGCCGCAACGGCCAACGCGCTGTCTTCGATCAGCTCTTCGACCTGTACTTCCTCACCACCGACCCCCTGGAGTCGGTACGTCCCGCCGATCCGGAGTCCACAGACGCGCTGCGCGATCGACTGGTTTCCGCACTGGCACAAGACGATCGAGCGGCCACCACCGAACTCGCTCAACAAGCACTGACCGAACTCGGCGGCTACGGGGGAGCCGGAACAGGCCAGAGCTCGGGCCCCGTCACCACCGCCTCCGGCGCAGGCTGGTCCTCCTACCTGACCATGAAAGCCCTACGCCCAGAAGACCTGATCGACCGCATCGTCGCAGGCATGGGCGGATCCACCGGCGAATTCGACACCACCGTGCGCACCATCGAAGCCAACCGCCGCCTCACCCAATTCCGCACCGCAGTCCAAACCGAGGCCCGCCTCCGCTCCGCCCAACTCCGTGGCACCGAATACATCGCCCGCCGCGGCATCCAATCCAGCACCGACCAAGTCGACTTCCTCGGCGCCCGCGAACAAGACCTAGCCGAAATGCGCCGCCTCGTAACCCCTTTGGCCCGCAAACTCGCCACCCGCCTAGCGGCCCGCCGCCGCAAATCCGTCCGCGGCCACATCGACATGCGCCGCACCCTCCGCCGCTCCATGGCCACCGGCGGCGTCCCCATCGACCCGGTCCTGCGCGCCCGCAAACACGGCCGCCCCGACCTCGTAGTCCTGGCCGACCTCTCCGGCTCGGTCACCGGCTTCGCCGAATTCACCCTCCAACTGGTCCAAGCCCTCCAAGACCAATTCAGCAAGGTCCGCAGCTTCGGCTTCATAGACACCTGCGACGAAATCACCCCCTTCTTCACCCCCGGCGAACCCCCCACCCCCGGCACCGCCGCCCGAATTGTCCGCACCGCCAACGTCACCCGCTTCGGCAGCAGCAACTACGGCGAATCCCTCCAGGGTTTCGTGGACAACTACCTCGACGCCCTCGGTCCGCGCACTTCTCTGCTGATCCTCGGCGACGCCCGCACCAACCGCACCGACCCGAATCTTGCTGCTCTACAAGCGATGACGGCACGGGCTAAGCACGCCTACTGGCTCAACCCCGAGCCCGCCCGCTCCTGGTCCACCGGCGACTCAGCCGCTCAGGTGTATGCCGAGCACATCACGATGCACGAGTGCCGCAATGTCAAACAGCTCGCCGAGGTAGTTGCCCGCCTCTTGCCTGCGTGA
- a CDS encoding AAA family ATPase, protein MSKFFGSVDEVTRRLTDAGYLPSLDIATAVFLAGHLGKPLLIEGPAGVGKTELAKAVATATTADLMRLQCYEGIDEARALYEWNHAKQLLRITATANESWDSTRDHVFTEEFLLARPLLAAIRSPNPTVLLIDELDKADVELEGMLLEVLGDYQVSIPELGTITAVRTPFAIVTSNANRDLSEALKRRCLYLHIDYPTAELERAIVRMKVPELDQALAEPLVGVVGALRELPLRKAPSIAETLDWARTLAALGARNVTSAIVRSTLGVLLKYQSDHRIAIERLGLLGTDGANGKDAVK, encoded by the coding sequence ATGAGTAAGTTCTTTGGTTCGGTGGACGAGGTGACGCGGCGACTCACCGACGCCGGATACCTGCCGTCCCTCGACATCGCCACCGCGGTTTTCCTCGCGGGCCATCTCGGTAAACCGCTGTTGATCGAGGGCCCCGCAGGCGTCGGTAAGACCGAACTGGCCAAGGCCGTCGCGACCGCGACAACCGCCGATCTCATGCGCCTGCAATGCTACGAGGGCATCGACGAGGCCCGCGCCCTCTACGAGTGGAACCACGCCAAACAACTGCTGCGCATCACCGCGACCGCCAACGAAAGCTGGGACAGCACCCGCGACCACGTCTTCACCGAAGAATTCCTGCTCGCCCGCCCCCTGCTCGCCGCGATCCGCAGCCCGAACCCGACGGTCCTGCTCATCGATGAACTGGACAAGGCCGACGTCGAACTCGAAGGGATGCTCCTGGAGGTGCTCGGCGACTACCAGGTGAGCATCCCCGAACTCGGCACCATCACCGCCGTCCGCACACCCTTCGCCATCGTCACCTCCAACGCCAACCGCGACCTGTCCGAGGCGCTGAAGCGGCGCTGCCTGTATCTCCACATCGACTATCCGACAGCCGAATTGGAGCGCGCGATCGTCCGGATGAAGGTTCCCGAACTGGACCAGGCTTTGGCTGAACCCTTGGTCGGCGTCGTCGGCGCCCTCCGCGAACTGCCCTTGCGCAAAGCGCCCTCGATCGCCGAAACCCTCGACTGGGCAAGAACTCTCGCCGCTCTCGGTGCCCGCAATGTCACCAGCGCCATCGTCCGCTCCACTCTCGGCGTCCTGCTCAAGTACCAATCCGACCACCGCATCGCGATCGAACGGCTCGGCCTGCTCGGCACGGATGGGGCGAACGGGAAGGATGCGGTGAAGTGA